One genomic window of Diospyros lotus cultivar Yz01 chromosome 8, ASM1463336v1, whole genome shotgun sequence includes the following:
- the LOC127807296 gene encoding protein phosphatase 1 regulatory inhibitor subunit PPP1R8 homolog, with protein sequence MYGRSGLDRFKKGQSLEPFSVTVNSTSKTTAQPASSAVTHQSALSSQSQNSYQQTQPQSQYNVIQKPVVADVAAAMVPTQQVTQAGGGQSTWQPPDWAIEPRPGVYYLDVLKDGEVIDRINLDKRRHIFGRQFHTCDFVLDHQSVSRQHAAVIPHKNGGIYVIDLGSAHGTFVANERLTKDSPVELEAGQSLRFAASTRTYILRKNNAALFPPAPLPNEIDLPPSPDPSDEEAVLAYNTFLNRYGLTKSTKRSASCEQGIPSLGGRDNSRHIERAAKRIKKTRVAFRDQVGGELVEVVGVSDGADVETEPGPMGVKEGSLVGKYESLVQITVVPKGKEQSSVKEMNVSPKGVTNKLQEVLNKVKNPPRSGIYDDLYGESFSGKVGSSWAYSSVNSGGRQASPSKDAEVNEDVLAFNGKAGNNFSNADDDNDDDLFGD encoded by the exons ATGTATGGGAGGTCTGGTCTGGATAGATTTAAGAAAGGGCAGTCTTTGGAACCATTTTCAGTGACCGTGAATTCCACTTCTAAAACTACTGCACAGCCTGCTTCTAGCGCAGTTACCCACCAATCTGCTCTGTCTTCTCAGTCTCAAAACTCATACCAGCAAACACAACCTCAGAGTCAATACAATGTTATTCAAAAGCCTGTGGTGGCAGATGTGGCAGCAGCCATGGTGCCAACCCAACAAGTGACCCAGGCTGGAGGGGGACAATCGACTTGGCAGCCTCCTGATTGGGCCATTGAGCCCCGACCTGGTGTCTATTATCTTGACGTGTTGAAGGATGGTGAGGTTATTGATCGAATTAACTTGGATAAAAGGAGGCATATTTTTGGGAGACAATTTCATACATGCGATTTTGTGCTTGATCATCAGTCTGTGTCTCGTCAGCATGCTGCTGTCATTCCTCACAAGAATGGGGG CATATATGTCATTGATTTGGGATCTGCACACGGTACATTTGTTGCAAATGAACGGTTAACAAAAGATTCCCCCGTTGAGCTTGAGGCAGGGCAGTCCTTACGGTTTGCTGCCTCCACTAGAACTTACATTTTGAGAAAGAACAATGCAGCTCTTTTTCCTCCAGCTCCACTGCCAAATGAAATTGATCTACCGCCATCTCCAGATCCATCTGATGAGGAAGCCGTTTTGGCTTATAACACATTTCTTAATCGTTATGGTCTGACCAAATCAACAAAAAGGTCTGCATCCTGTGAGCAAGGAATCCCATCTTTGGGTGGAAGGGATAACAGTCGGCATATAGAGAGAGCTGCTAAGAGAATTAAGAAAACAAGAGTGGCATTCAGGGATCAAGTTGGGGGCGAGCTTGTTGAGGTTGTTGGGGTTTCGGATGGTGCAGATGTAGAAACAGAGCCCGGCCCGATGGGTGTCAAAGAGGGAAGTCTTGTTGGGAAATATGAATCCCTTGTTCAAATCACAGTAGTACCAAAAGGGAAGGAGCAGTCCTCTGTAAAGGAAATGAATGTTTCTCCAAAAGGTGTGACTAATAAGTTGCAAGAAGTCTTGAACAAGGTTAAAAATCCTCCAAGGAGTGGGATTTATGATGATCTTTATGGGGAATCATTTTCTGGCAAAGTCGGTTCTTCCTGGGCATATTCTTCTGTCAATTCAGGTGGTAGGCAAGCTTCTCCAAGCAAGGATGCTGAAGTGAATGAGGATGTTTTGGCATTTAATGGAAAAGCTGGAAATAACTTCAGCAATGCTGATgatgacaatgatgatgatTTATTTGGTGACTAA